A stretch of the Hippocampus zosterae strain Florida chromosome 18, ASM2543408v3, whole genome shotgun sequence genome encodes the following:
- the mapk10 gene encoding mitogen-activated protein kinase 10 isoform X3 yields MSRHFLYNCSQPILDVKIAFCQGFGKQVDVSYIAKHYNMSKSKVDNQFYSVEVGDSTFTVLKRYQNLKPIGSGAQGIVCAGYDAVLDRNVAIKKLSRPFQNQTHAKRAYRELVLMKCVNHKNIISLLNVFTPQKSLEEFQDVYLVMELMDANLCQVIQMELDHERMSYLLYQMLCGIKHLHSAGIIHRDLKPSNIVVKSDCTLKILDFGLARTAGTSFMMTPYVVTRYYRAPEVILGMGYKENVDIWSVGCIMGEMVRHKILFPGRDYIDQWNKVIEQLGTPSPEFMKKLQPTVRNYVENRPKYAGLTFPKLFPDCLFPADSEHNKLKASQARDLLSKMLIIDPAKRISVDEALQHPYINVWYDPAEVEAARDLIQISMPPPQIYDKQLDEREHSIDEWKELIYKEVMNFEERTKNGVVKGQPSPSGVAVNSSESLPPSSSINDISSMSTDQTLASDTDSSLETSAGPLGCCR; encoded by the exons ATGAGTAGACATTTCTTATACAACTGCAGCCAACCGATCCTGGATGTGAAGATTGCCTTTTGTCAG GGTTTTGGAAAACAAGTGGATGTGTCATATATCGCCAAGCATTACAACATGAGCAAAAGCAAAGTGGACAACCAGTTCTACAGCGTGGAAGTGGGAGACTCCACCTTCACCGTTTTAAAACGCTACCAGAATTTAAAGCCCATCGGCTCCGGAGCTCAGGGAATCGTTTG TGCGGGTTATGACGCTGTCCTCGACAGAAATGTGGCCATCAAGAAGCTGAGCAGACCGTTCCAGAACCAGACGCACGCCAAAAGGGCGTACCGCGAGTTGGTGCTTATGAAATGTGTCAATCACAAAAAT ATTATCAGTTTATTAAACGTCTTCACGCCGCAAAAATCATTAGAGGAATTCCAAGATGT GTACCTAGTCATGGAGCTGATGGACGCCAACCTGTGCCAGGTGATCCAGATGGAGCTGGACCACGAGAGAATGTCCTACCTTCTCTACCAGATGTTGTGCGGCATCAAGCATCTTCACTCGGCGGGAATTATTCACAGG GACCTGAAACCAAGCAATATAGTGGTAAAGTCAGACTGTACTCTCAAGATCCTGGATTTCGGACTGGCTCGAACTGCCGGCACTAGCTTCATGATGACCCCTTATGTAGTGACGAGATACTACAGAGCACCCGAGGTTATCTTGGGTATGGGTTACAAAGAGAATG TGGACATATGGTCGGTGGGGTGCATTATGGGAGAAATGGTGCGCCACAAAATCCTTTTCCCCGGGCGGGACT ACATCGACCAGTGGAACAAGGTGATCGAGCAGCTTGGTACACCGTCGCCGGAGTTCATGAAGAAGCTGCAGCCCACTGTGAGAAACTATGTGGAGAACCGGCCCAAGTACGCTGGACTCACCTTCCCCAAACTTTTCCCAGACTGCCTCTTCCCTGCCGACTCCGAGCACAACAAACTGAAAG CAAGCCAAGCCAGAGACCTGCTGTCAAAGATGCTGATCATCGATCCCGCCAAACGGATATCAGTGGATGAAGCCTTGCAGCATCCCTATATCAACGTGTGGTACGATCCTGCTGAAGTGGAGGCG GCCAGAGATCTCATCCAAATATCCATG cCTCCGCCTCAAATCTATGACAAGCAGCTCGATGAGAGGGAACACTCCATTGATGAATGGAAAG AGTTGATCTACAAAGAAGTGATGAATTTTGAGGAAAGAACGAAGAATGGCGTAGTGAAGGGACAGCCTTCACCTTCAG GTGTAGCCGTGAACAGCAGCGAGAGCCTCCCTCCGTCCTCGTCCATCAACGACATCTCGTCCATGTCCACCGACCAGACCCTGGCTTCAGACACTGACAGCAGCCTGGAGACCTCGGCGGGACCATTGGGGTGCTGCAGGTGA
- the mapk10 gene encoding mitogen-activated protein kinase 10 isoform X6 — protein MSKSKVDNQFYSVEVGDSTFTVLKRYQNLKPIGSGAQGIVCAGYDAVLDRNVAIKKLSRPFQNQTHAKRAYRELVLMKCVNHKNIISLLNVFTPQKSLEEFQDVYLVMELMDANLCQVIQMELDHERMSYLLYQMLCGIKHLHSAGIIHRDLKPSNIVVKSDCTLKILDFGLARTAGTSFMMTPYVVTRYYRAPEVILGMGYKENVDIWSVGCIMGEMVRHKILFPGRDYIDQWNKVIEQLGTPSPEFMKKLQPTVRNYVENRPKYAGLTFPKLFPDCLFPADSEHNKLKASQARDLLSKMLIIDPAKRISVDEALQHPYINVWYDPAEVEAARDLIQISMPPPQIYDKQLDEREHSIDEWKELIYKEVMNFEERTKNGVVKGQPSPSGVAVNSSESLPPSSSINDISSMSTDQTLASDTDSSLETSAGPLGCCR, from the exons ATGAGCAAAAGCAAAGTGGACAACCAGTTCTACAGCGTGGAAGTGGGAGACTCCACCTTCACCGTTTTAAAACGCTACCAGAATTTAAAGCCCATCGGCTCCGGAGCTCAGGGAATCGTTTG TGCGGGTTATGACGCTGTCCTCGACAGAAATGTGGCCATCAAGAAGCTGAGCAGACCGTTCCAGAACCAGACGCACGCCAAAAGGGCGTACCGCGAGTTGGTGCTTATGAAATGTGTCAATCACAAAAAT ATTATCAGTTTATTAAACGTCTTCACGCCGCAAAAATCATTAGAGGAATTCCAAGATGT GTACCTAGTCATGGAGCTGATGGACGCCAACCTGTGCCAGGTGATCCAGATGGAGCTGGACCACGAGAGAATGTCCTACCTTCTCTACCAGATGTTGTGCGGCATCAAGCATCTTCACTCGGCGGGAATTATTCACAGG GACCTGAAACCAAGCAATATAGTGGTAAAGTCAGACTGTACTCTCAAGATCCTGGATTTCGGACTGGCTCGAACTGCCGGCACTAGCTTCATGATGACCCCTTATGTAGTGACGAGATACTACAGAGCACCCGAGGTTATCTTGGGTATGGGTTACAAAGAGAATG TGGACATATGGTCGGTGGGGTGCATTATGGGAGAAATGGTGCGCCACAAAATCCTTTTCCCCGGGCGGGACT ACATCGACCAGTGGAACAAGGTGATCGAGCAGCTTGGTACACCGTCGCCGGAGTTCATGAAGAAGCTGCAGCCCACTGTGAGAAACTATGTGGAGAACCGGCCCAAGTACGCTGGACTCACCTTCCCCAAACTTTTCCCAGACTGCCTCTTCCCTGCCGACTCCGAGCACAACAAACTGAAAG CAAGCCAAGCCAGAGACCTGCTGTCAAAGATGCTGATCATCGATCCCGCCAAACGGATATCAGTGGATGAAGCCTTGCAGCATCCCTATATCAACGTGTGGTACGATCCTGCTGAAGTGGAGGCG GCCAGAGATCTCATCCAAATATCCATG cCTCCGCCTCAAATCTATGACAAGCAGCTCGATGAGAGGGAACACTCCATTGATGAATGGAAAG AGTTGATCTACAAAGAAGTGATGAATTTTGAGGAAAGAACGAAGAATGGCGTAGTGAAGGGACAGCCTTCACCTTCAG GTGTAGCCGTGAACAGCAGCGAGAGCCTCCCTCCGTCCTCGTCCATCAACGACATCTCGTCCATGTCCACCGACCAGACCCTGGCTTCAGACACTGACAGCAGCCTGGAGACCTCGGCGGGACCATTGGGGTGCTGCAGGTGA